From a single Cyclobacterium marinum DSM 745 genomic region:
- a CDS encoding sulfatase, producing MTYFTHEYQIVNLAIRKANNNIILLFSTLLFLLATPTQAQDKGKLNVLFMISDDLTTTAISSYENRASQTPNIDQLAAKGTQFTKAYCQYPVCGPSRASMMFGYYPNATTTYGYVSGRENVGEKRQSWAQLFKDNGYYTARVGKIFHMGSVDIMKGRDGKDDPASWTERYNSPAPEVHAKGSRELVQNNPYGLLEVSNDTNWNGGNQINIVKTIENEIHTDAETANKVSELLRLHKNEPFFIAAGFFRPHVPFVAPKSSFEDYPYEQVVLPPRVANDWDDIPEQGINYVNSLNGEMTEVQEKKAIAAYYASTSFLDEQVGKVLQTLKDEGLEDNTIVIFTSDHGFFLGEHRFWMKVGLMEESVRVPLIIKVPGQKPAVCHSFAELIDLYPTISELAGLKAPATLQGQSLAELIENPEKEVRDFAFSVSQRNGRMGHLIRTKDWAFIQYGEKAEGGMELYDMNYDKGQYNNLANYPQYSNVISEMQYLLKGKLAEIRNNDLGIIY from the coding sequence ATGACATATTTTACTCACGAATACCAGATAGTAAACTTGGCCATCCGCAAGGCCAATAATAATATAATACTTCTTTTTTCGACTCTTTTATTCTTGTTGGCTACACCCACACAAGCCCAAGACAAGGGGAAATTGAATGTACTGTTTATGATCTCCGACGACCTTACAACCACTGCAATATCCAGCTATGAGAACAGAGCAAGTCAAACCCCTAATATAGACCAACTGGCAGCTAAAGGCACCCAATTCACAAAAGCTTATTGTCAATATCCTGTTTGTGGCCCATCGAGAGCCTCAATGATGTTTGGTTACTACCCTAATGCAACCACTACCTATGGCTATGTTAGTGGACGTGAAAATGTGGGAGAAAAGCGTCAATCTTGGGCCCAATTATTCAAAGACAATGGCTATTATACCGCAAGAGTAGGAAAGATTTTCCATATGGGATCAGTTGATATTATGAAAGGGAGAGATGGCAAAGATGACCCGGCTTCCTGGACTGAAAGGTACAATAGTCCTGCCCCGGAGGTCCATGCAAAAGGCAGTAGAGAATTGGTACAAAACAATCCTTATGGTTTGCTTGAAGTTTCCAATGACACCAATTGGAATGGTGGAAATCAGATCAATATCGTCAAAACTATTGAAAATGAAATTCACACTGATGCAGAAACAGCCAATAAGGTTTCAGAATTATTAAGGCTCCATAAAAACGAACCATTTTTTATTGCCGCAGGATTTTTTCGTCCCCATGTCCCTTTTGTAGCTCCTAAATCTTCATTTGAAGACTACCCCTACGAACAAGTGGTCTTACCTCCTAGGGTCGCCAATGACTGGGATGACATTCCTGAACAAGGGATCAATTATGTAAACAGCCTTAACGGTGAAATGACCGAGGTGCAGGAGAAAAAAGCTATTGCTGCTTATTATGCCTCCACTTCCTTTTTAGATGAGCAGGTAGGCAAAGTTTTGCAAACATTGAAAGATGAAGGGCTTGAAGACAATACCATTGTCATTTTCACCTCAGATCATGGGTTCTTTTTAGGAGAACACCGTTTTTGGATGAAGGTGGGATTGATGGAAGAATCTGTAAGGGTGCCACTTATTATTAAAGTTCCCGGACAAAAACCAGCCGTTTGCCATTCTTTTGCAGAATTAATTGATCTATATCCTACCATTTCAGAATTGGCAGGCTTAAAGGCTCCGGCTACCCTTCAAGGCCAAAGCTTAGCCGAGCTGATCGAAAATCCCGAAAAAGAGGTAAGGGATTTTGCTTTTTCAGTCTCTCAAAGAAACGGTAGAATGGGACATTTAATCCGCACCAAAGACTGGGCTTTTATTCAATACGGAGAAAAGGCTGAAGGAGGCATGGAATTGTATGACATGAATTATGATAAGGGGCAATACAACAATCTGGCAAACTACCCCCAATACTCAAATGTGATCTCTGAAATGCAATACCTCTTAAAAGGTAAATTAGCTGAAATCCGCAACAATGATCTGGGCATAATTTATTGA
- a CDS encoding winged helix-turn-helix domain-containing protein yields the protein MTETLTLQQAQKLVFASQGIFTTRKNGPAIEQTLLTIEKLGYIQIDTISAVQRAHHHVLWSRNPKYQNAHLDELLAERKIFEYWSHAAAYLPMKNYRFSLLRKNALLKGEQKHWFKKDLQLMELVLNRIKNEGPLMAKDFDSEKKTKAWGSKPAKQALENLFMQGELMISSRKNFHKVYDLTERVLPKDIDLRTPSMKEYHRFLINNYLKANGIGQASEISYLQKNTKTKIVAELKEMHYSGELIKVKVNEIEYCALPESLTLLDKPLKRKQLKILSPFDNLLIQRKRMLNLFNFDYQIECYLPEAKRKYGYFSLPILWNGTFAARMDCKADRKTSVLHIHHLALEEVLGDKDAFVLALCKELEAFKEFNNCAEIQLHKTSPSDAKILINKFLITN from the coding sequence ATGACTGAAACCCTTACTCTTCAGCAAGCACAAAAACTAGTCTTTGCCTCTCAAGGGATCTTCACCACTAGAAAAAATGGGCCTGCCATAGAGCAAACCCTTTTGACCATAGAAAAGCTTGGCTATATTCAAATAGATACAATTTCGGCGGTTCAGCGTGCCCACCATCATGTCCTATGGAGTAGAAACCCAAAGTATCAAAATGCTCACCTAGATGAATTGTTGGCCGAGAGAAAAATTTTCGAATATTGGTCTCATGCAGCAGCTTATTTACCCATGAAGAATTATAGGTTTAGTCTTCTCCGGAAAAATGCACTATTAAAGGGTGAGCAAAAACATTGGTTCAAAAAAGACCTGCAATTGATGGAACTGGTCCTAAACAGGATCAAAAATGAAGGACCTCTGATGGCAAAAGACTTTGATTCAGAGAAAAAAACAAAAGCCTGGGGAAGTAAGCCTGCCAAACAAGCCTTGGAAAATTTATTCATGCAAGGTGAATTGATGATTTCTTCGCGTAAAAACTTTCACAAGGTTTATGATCTGACAGAAAGGGTATTGCCAAAGGACATTGACCTAAGGACGCCTTCTATGAAAGAATATCATCGATTTTTAATCAACAATTACCTTAAGGCCAATGGGATTGGACAAGCTTCTGAAATCTCCTACCTGCAAAAAAACACCAAAACAAAAATTGTTGCCGAACTGAAGGAAATGCATTATTCAGGGGAATTAATTAAAGTTAAAGTAAATGAGATTGAGTATTGTGCTTTGCCGGAATCTTTGACATTGCTTGACAAACCATTGAAACGCAAGCAACTAAAAATTCTTTCCCCTTTTGACAATTTGCTCATTCAACGGAAACGCATGCTCAATTTGTTTAATTTTGATTACCAGATTGAATGTTATCTCCCGGAAGCCAAACGTAAATACGGCTATTTTTCATTGCCAATATTATGGAACGGCACATTTGCAGCAAGAATGGATTGCAAAGCGGATAGAAAAACGTCGGTTTTGCATATCCATCATTTGGCGTTAGAAGAAGTTCTGGGAGACAAGGACGCTTTTGTCTTGGCCCTCTGCAAAGAGCTGGAAGCCTTTAAAGAGTTCAATAATTGCGCGGAAATCCAACTTCACAAAACTAGCCCTTCTGACGCCAAAATATTAATAAACAAGTTTTTAATAACTAACTAG
- a CDS encoding M56 family metallopeptidase: MHKFKRFFLLISLMLSFIIPFISFKQQVLPTEIVDAVFFESTFSINAESVNDKSFVKSINYMFWGFWIAYFSITLAFLSRFLINIKYILQSARESDIIPYRGSKIVLSNQKLVPYSFLEYIFLNKDAYTSGNIEGEILVHEFAHVSQKHSWDILFVEVLQIFFWFNPFLFLFRKAISLNHEFLADEAVINQISDIKFYRYLLFEKVNEQASSFITSRFNYSITKKRLLMMTKTKSFRNALCRQVSVVPLLGLALFFFSTITIAQEKTKNVQSKQIVVPSTTEGATPAQLAEYREIVNKAKNDKGRPVEYKISSEDRERLLALFLIMSKDQQSQQMIVFWPSPPPMKKRVPTEQQIASWKDPEIYGVWIDGKRINNAALDNYTNTDFGSLFVSKLEKNAKNYGKHYYQVNLMTNDYYAAYYKKAIVDRHKYYMNFRVNK; encoded by the coding sequence ATGCACAAATTTAAAAGGTTTTTCTTGTTAATAAGTTTGATGTTGTCGTTTATAATTCCGTTTATTTCCTTTAAACAGCAGGTGTTACCAACGGAGATTGTTGATGCTGTTTTTTTTGAATCTACATTTTCTATTAATGCCGAATCGGTCAATGATAAATCATTTGTGAAAAGTATTAATTATATGTTTTGGGGCTTTTGGATTGCCTATTTTTCCATTACCCTAGCGTTTTTATCAAGGTTTTTAATAAATATTAAATATATATTACAAAGCGCAAGAGAAAGTGATATTATTCCCTATAGAGGGAGCAAAATTGTTCTTTCCAATCAAAAGTTAGTTCCTTATAGTTTTTTAGAATATATATTTCTCAATAAGGATGCGTACACAAGTGGAAATATTGAAGGTGAGATTCTAGTTCACGAATTTGCGCATGTATCCCAAAAGCATTCATGGGATATTTTGTTCGTAGAAGTCCTCCAAATTTTTTTCTGGTTTAATCCATTTCTTTTTCTTTTCCGGAAAGCCATATCGCTCAACCATGAGTTTCTTGCCGATGAGGCAGTGATCAATCAAATCTCTGATATTAAATTCTATCGATACCTATTGTTTGAAAAAGTCAATGAACAGGCAAGCTCATTTATTACAAGTCGATTTAATTATTCTATTACTAAAAAACGTTTACTTATGATGACCAAAACTAAATCATTCCGAAATGCCTTGTGTAGGCAAGTGTCTGTAGTTCCATTATTGGGGCTTGCCTTGTTTTTCTTCAGCACAATAACAATTGCACAAGAGAAAACTAAAAATGTGCAGTCAAAACAAATTGTCGTTCCGTCAACTACGGAAGGGGCGACTCCTGCACAACTTGCGGAGTACAGGGAAATTGTTAATAAAGCTAAAAATGATAAAGGGCGTCCTGTGGAATACAAAATTTCGAGTGAAGACAGGGAAAGGTTACTAGCCTTGTTTTTAATAATGAGTAAAGATCAACAGTCCCAACAAATGATAGTGTTTTGGCCCTCACCTCCTCCGATGAAAAAAAGGGTGCCTACTGAACAGCAAATTGCGTCTTGGAAGGATCCTGAAATATATGGGGTTTGGATAGACGGAAAACGAATCAATAATGCAGCATTGGATAACTACACCAATACGGATTTTGGGAGTTTATTTGTAAGCAAACTTGAAAAAAATGCCAAAAATTATGGCAAACATTATTATCAAGTAAACTTAATGACCAATGATTATTATGCGGCCTATTATAAAAAGGCAATAGTAGATCGACACAAATATTATATGAATTTTCGTGTTAATAAATAA
- a CDS encoding SusC/RagA family TonB-linked outer membrane protein, whose amino-acid sequence MKNILLCFVLIACTTISAFAQNRTVTGRVTSEDEPEGIPGVNVLVKGSMVGSITDIDGNYSVAVPDGSSTLVFSFVGYMSQEVNVGNRTTIDIVLQQDVNELSEVVITALGVERNRNELAYSAQEVDGDLITRTRSPDFVNSLSGKVAGLDIRSNNTMGGSTNVIIRGYSSITGNNQALFVIDGVPISNANNNTSTKAYEANESFGSQQTGRVGTDFGNAAADLNPDNIESVNVLKGAAATALYGSRAANGVIMITTKKGKENSMDITINSGVIWSSIDKSTFVRYQKDYGAGYIDAFRTPQDLGGGVGPVVRFQDDASYGPAFDPSLMVYQWDALDPFSPTYGQMTPWVAAQNDPSTFYETGLNSNQSIIISGGGNDATFSLGYTRNDIKGNLPNSTIDKDQFNFNGSYKASDKLTISASGNYARTVGMGRYGTGYNGRNPNQQFRQWWQTNVDIRDQEAAYWRNEQNITWNWNSSNTGPIYSDNLYWTRYQNYSNDSRDNFYGYASVNYEINDWLSVMGRASFNTTIDLQEERVAIGSADVSQYTRFNRDFNESNFDLLLNFNKDISEDISFTGLLGSNIRRSRMSSIRASTNGGLVVPGLYSLSNSRNPIQPPFEEVENIGVDGVFANANFGYKETLFVEISARQDKSTTLPEDNNTYFYPAAAANLVFSNLIDVPWITHGKIRANYAEVGNDAPALSLYNVYASQTGYGSIPIFSLPSTRNNNSLLPERQKSFEAGMELDFFSSLFGFDVTYYKSNTINQILPVNTSAASGYTKRFVNAGEVQNQGIEVSAFVTPIQTRDFSWTMNLNFARNRNEVISLFGEGENKVLNVPIASFQGGVSVNAAVGEPYGIIKGRDFIYTNGQPTVNEDGYYMVSENSDEVIGDPNPDWIGGINNTLAYKGISLGFLIDIRSGGDVFSLDQYYGEGTGLYPKTAAINQKGFPSRLPVEDGGGVLLPGVKEDGSPNDIYAENLNGDGVTPFGYAANNYGESPRSLYTFDGSFVKLREVALTYTLPASLMQKIGVFESVDLQFIGRNLWIIHKNMEFSDPEEGLSSGNAGRGYQSGAYPALKNYGFNVRLNF is encoded by the coding sequence ATGAAGAATATTTTACTCTGTTTTGTACTTATCGCATGCACAACAATTTCTGCTTTTGCTCAGAACAGGACAGTGACAGGGAGGGTAACCTCAGAAGATGAACCGGAGGGAATTCCGGGCGTAAACGTTCTAGTTAAAGGTTCTATGGTAGGATCTATAACAGATATTGACGGCAACTATTCTGTAGCTGTACCTGATGGATCAAGCACACTGGTATTTAGTTTTGTTGGCTATATGAGTCAAGAAGTAAATGTCGGCAATCGGACAACGATTGATATTGTATTACAACAAGATGTCAATGAACTTTCAGAAGTTGTAATTACCGCCTTAGGGGTAGAGAGGAATAGGAATGAATTGGCCTATTCTGCACAGGAAGTAGACGGGGACCTAATCACCCGAACGAGAAGTCCGGATTTTGTTAATTCCCTATCCGGTAAGGTGGCAGGTCTAGACATCAGGAGCAATAATACCATGGGGGGATCTACCAATGTTATTATTAGGGGCTACTCCTCTATAACAGGCAACAACCAAGCCCTTTTCGTAATTGATGGAGTTCCCATCAGCAATGCGAATAACAACACCAGCACCAAAGCTTATGAAGCCAATGAAAGCTTTGGTAGCCAACAAACTGGACGCGTTGGAACTGACTTCGGAAATGCAGCTGCGGATTTAAACCCCGACAATATAGAATCAGTTAACGTATTGAAAGGAGCAGCAGCAACAGCGCTTTATGGTTCTCGTGCAGCCAACGGTGTGATCATGATTACCACCAAGAAAGGCAAGGAAAACAGCATGGATATCACCATTAACTCCGGTGTCATTTGGAGCTCAATTGACAAAAGCACATTTGTAAGGTACCAGAAAGACTATGGTGCAGGTTATATAGATGCTTTCAGAACACCCCAAGACCTTGGAGGTGGAGTTGGTCCGGTGGTCAGATTTCAAGATGACGCCTCTTACGGACCTGCATTTGATCCCAGCCTAATGGTTTACCAATGGGATGCATTGGATCCATTTTCTCCCACTTACGGGCAAATGACACCATGGGTGGCTGCACAAAATGATCCAAGTACTTTTTATGAAACCGGCCTGAACTCCAACCAAAGCATCATTATCAGCGGTGGTGGAAATGATGCTACTTTTAGCTTAGGATATACCAGAAATGATATCAAAGGCAATCTTCCAAACAGTACCATTGACAAAGACCAATTCAATTTCAACGGATCCTACAAGGCTTCGGATAAATTGACAATTTCAGCTTCCGGAAACTATGCAAGAACTGTAGGTATGGGTAGATATGGCACAGGTTATAACGGTAGAAATCCCAATCAGCAATTTAGGCAATGGTGGCAAACCAATGTCGATATAAGAGATCAGGAAGCAGCCTACTGGAGAAATGAACAAAACATAACTTGGAACTGGAACAGTTCTAACACTGGCCCCATTTACTCAGACAACTTGTACTGGACAAGGTATCAAAATTACTCCAATGACAGTAGAGACAATTTTTATGGATACGCCTCTGTAAATTATGAAATAAATGATTGGCTTAGTGTTATGGGTCGGGCTTCTTTTAACACCACCATTGACTTACAAGAAGAGCGGGTCGCTATTGGAAGTGCAGATGTCAGCCAATACACCAGGTTCAATAGAGATTTCAATGAGTCCAACTTTGACCTACTATTAAATTTCAATAAGGACATATCCGAAGACATCAGCTTTACCGGGTTATTAGGCTCCAATATCAGAAGAAGTAGAATGAGCTCTATAAGAGCAAGTACTAATGGAGGGTTAGTAGTCCCGGGATTGTATAGTTTATCAAATTCACGCAATCCTATTCAGCCGCCGTTTGAGGAAGTCGAAAATATCGGCGTAGATGGAGTTTTTGCCAATGCCAACTTTGGCTACAAAGAAACATTGTTTGTGGAGATTTCGGCAAGACAGGATAAATCAACCACCTTGCCAGAAGATAACAACACCTATTTTTACCCGGCTGCTGCAGCCAATTTGGTGTTCTCAAACTTAATAGATGTACCATGGATTACCCACGGGAAAATCAGGGCAAATTATGCTGAAGTAGGAAATGATGCCCCGGCACTGAGTTTATACAATGTCTATGCTTCACAGACCGGATACGGTTCTATTCCAATCTTTTCATTGCCCAGTACCAGAAATAACAATTCCTTATTGCCTGAAAGACAAAAAAGTTTTGAAGCAGGCATGGAGTTAGACTTTTTCAGTAGCCTTTTTGGTTTCGATGTAACCTATTATAAGTCCAATACCATTAATCAAATTCTTCCTGTAAATACCTCCGCTGCCAGTGGCTATACCAAAAGGTTTGTCAACGCTGGAGAGGTTCAAAACCAAGGAATTGAGGTTTCTGCTTTTGTGACCCCTATACAAACAAGGGATTTTTCTTGGACCATGAACCTGAATTTTGCCAGGAATAGAAATGAGGTCATTAGTCTATTTGGAGAAGGGGAAAACAAAGTACTCAACGTACCAATTGCTTCTTTCCAAGGCGGCGTTTCAGTAAATGCAGCAGTGGGTGAACCCTATGGAATTATTAAGGGTAGAGATTTTATCTATACCAATGGACAACCTACAGTTAATGAAGACGGATATTACATGGTTTCGGAAAACTCGGACGAAGTCATAGGAGACCCAAATCCTGACTGGATAGGTGGAATTAACAACACACTGGCCTACAAAGGAATTTCTTTGGGCTTCCTAATTGATATTCGAAGTGGTGGAGACGTTTTCTCCTTGGATCAGTACTACGGTGAAGGAACCGGCTTATACCCTAAAACAGCAGCAATTAATCAAAAAGGGTTTCCATCCCGTCTACCTGTAGAAGATGGTGGAGGAGTTTTGCTTCCCGGAGTGAAAGAAGATGGCAGCCCCAATGATATTTATGCTGAAAACCTAAATGGTGACGGCGTCACTCCTTTTGGATACGCTGCAAATAATTATGGCGAGTCCCCCCGCTCACTCTATACTTTTGACGGTAGCTTTGTAAAACTAAGAGAAGTAGCCCTTACCTACACATTGCCTGCTTCTTTGATGCAAAAAATTGGAGTTTTTGAAAGTGTAGACCTTCAATTTATCGGTCGAAACTTATGGATCATTCATAAGAACATGGAATTCTCTGACCCGGAAGAAGGATTAAGCTCAGGGAATGCCGGTAGAGGTTATCAAAGCGGAGCTTATCCTGCTTTAAAGAATTATGGTTTTAATGTTCGGTTAAATTTCTAA
- a CDS encoding SusD/RagB family nutrient-binding outer membrane lipoprotein, which produces MKKIFISIFSMILMASCVENLEDYNVDQKSAANVPPATLYTGAVKELSDVITTPDVNINNYRFYVQQWTTTQYLDEPRYNMTTRLIPQNVWQALYRDVLADLGESKRLVEEDAFTTDAIKGNQMAQIEIMEVFAWSVLLNTFGNVPYSEALNPDNSLPAYDDAATVYEEILSRLDAALNRIDPDETGFDEGDIIYEGDMELWWKFGNTLKLKLGMVIADVNSSLAQSAVEAAAPNVFMDNSDNGAFPYLSAPPNNNPVSEEMNPLFTSRQDYVVANTLVDAMNELNDPRRAFYFTQVDGEYKGGIYGFSNSYSDFSTINPTITDPTFEALLLDYSEVKFLLAEAVERGYNVEGTAEEHYNEAIAASIAYWGGTEEQTNTYLAQPQVDYSSAPGDWKDKIGNQKWIALYNRGYDAWLEWRRLDAPDLQPPSVEGASELVIPKRVIYPINEQTLNGTNRSAAGQAIGGDNSETYLWWDIE; this is translated from the coding sequence ATGAAAAAGATATTTATAAGTATATTCTCCATGATACTAATGGCATCATGTGTAGAAAATTTAGAGGATTATAATGTGGACCAAAAGAGTGCTGCAAATGTGCCACCTGCCACACTATATACCGGAGCAGTAAAAGAGCTTTCGGATGTAATTACGACGCCGGATGTGAACATAAATAATTACAGGTTTTATGTTCAGCAATGGACGACTACTCAATATTTGGATGAGCCCAGGTACAATATGACCACTCGGCTCATTCCTCAAAATGTATGGCAAGCTTTGTATAGAGATGTTTTGGCAGATTTAGGAGAATCTAAAAGGCTGGTCGAAGAAGATGCATTCACTACAGATGCCATAAAAGGGAATCAAATGGCCCAGATAGAAATCATGGAAGTTTTTGCCTGGTCTGTGTTACTAAACACCTTTGGAAATGTACCTTATTCGGAAGCTTTGAATCCGGATAATTCACTTCCTGCTTATGACGATGCAGCTACTGTGTATGAAGAAATCCTTAGCCGTCTGGATGCAGCTCTTAACCGCATAGATCCGGATGAAACCGGTTTTGATGAAGGAGATATCATCTATGAAGGAGATATGGAATTGTGGTGGAAGTTTGGAAATACCCTTAAATTAAAACTAGGAATGGTCATTGCTGATGTCAATAGCAGCTTGGCACAAAGCGCTGTAGAAGCTGCTGCTCCCAATGTATTTATGGACAATTCAGACAATGGCGCTTTCCCCTATTTAAGTGCTCCTCCAAATAACAATCCGGTTTCGGAAGAGATGAATCCTTTGTTTACCTCCAGACAGGATTACGTGGTTGCAAACACCCTCGTGGACGCCATGAACGAACTAAATGATCCAAGAAGGGCTTTCTATTTTACTCAGGTGGATGGAGAATACAAAGGGGGTATTTACGGGTTTTCAAACTCCTATTCAGATTTCTCCACAATTAATCCAACCATAACAGACCCTACCTTTGAGGCCTTATTATTGGACTATTCAGAGGTGAAATTCCTGCTTGCAGAAGCTGTTGAGCGAGGCTATAATGTTGAAGGTACTGCTGAAGAGCACTATAACGAAGCTATTGCTGCTTCTATAGCCTATTGGGGTGGAACCGAGGAACAGACCAATACTTATCTCGCACAACCTCAAGTTGATTATTCATCTGCTCCCGGTGATTGGAAGGATAAAATTGGCAACCAAAAATGGATTGCCCTATACAATCGAGGTTATGATGCTTGGCTTGAATGGAGAAGACTGGACGCCCCGGACTTACAACCACCATCTGTGGAAGGAGCAAGTGAGCTAGTAATACCTAAAAGGGTAATATACCCTATTAATGAACAAACACTCAATGGCACTAACAGGTCAGCTGCCGGACAAGCCATTGGAGGTGACAACAGTGAAACCTACCTTTGGTGGGACATAGAATAG
- a CDS encoding TolC family protein, whose product MSAKIKNILGELYQSQLFTLIVVVVFFATGLMANGQEKLTREDAMNLTLKYNYDIKVAEKDVEVANNNQSILNSGYLPSVVANGSVGVSGYQGENQTANGDFSYDPTDAYNYSGSVALNYVLFDGFGRMYNYKQLRELYNISELQARQIIENTVLELSNAYFLMAQLTESVSILKNALSISTSRMQRAAYSFEYGQTTQIDLLNAQVDVNNDSINLLNTTQELENARRNLNLIMGREIETDFVVDTTVSFSMPGSKDELVSQAYQRNVMIEQTNSQLRNSEFALKASQSGWFPAVSLNAGYNYAGNKNPAGAFVTGSYNYGPQAGFTLSWNIFDGGTTRVRNKNARVEIERQQVLKEQTEYSIKRDVLNAHSSYQNALFVFNAEKANLETAVKNFERSDDLYKQGQINSIEFRQAQLNLRNAQNNFSIAKYNAKFEELKLKQLAGILLED is encoded by the coding sequence ATGAGTGCAAAAATAAAAAATATCCTAGGGGAGTTGTATCAGTCTCAGTTATTTACATTGATTGTTGTGGTGGTTTTTTTTGCCACTGGCTTGATGGCAAATGGTCAAGAGAAGCTCACGCGTGAAGACGCAATGAATCTTACGTTGAAATACAATTATGATATTAAAGTTGCTGAAAAAGATGTAGAGGTTGCCAATAATAATCAAAGCATTTTAAATAGTGGTTATTTGCCTTCAGTTGTGGCCAATGGGAGTGTAGGGGTTTCAGGTTATCAAGGGGAAAATCAAACTGCCAATGGTGATTTTAGTTATGACCCAACTGATGCCTATAACTACAGTGGCTCTGTCGCTTTAAATTACGTGTTGTTCGACGGATTTGGAAGGATGTACAATTACAAACAGCTGAGAGAGTTGTACAACATTTCAGAATTGCAGGCGAGACAAATCATCGAGAATACAGTTTTAGAATTATCTAATGCTTATTTTTTGATGGCGCAATTAACGGAGAGTGTAAGTATTTTAAAAAATGCTTTGAGTATTTCCACATCCAGAATGCAACGTGCTGCTTATAGTTTTGAATATGGACAGACTACGCAGATTGACCTGTTGAATGCACAGGTTGATGTGAACAATGACAGTATTAATTTGCTCAACACTACGCAAGAATTAGAAAATGCAAGAAGGAATCTAAACTTGATCATGGGTCGAGAAATTGAAACCGATTTTGTGGTAGATACCACCGTTTCCTTCTCCATGCCGGGAAGTAAAGATGAGCTGGTAAGTCAGGCTTATCAGAGAAATGTAATGATTGAGCAAACCAATAGTCAATTGAGAAACAGTGAGTTTGCTTTAAAGGCCAGTCAATCCGGTTGGTTTCCTGCTGTATCATTAAATGCCGGGTATAATTATGCAGGAAATAAAAACCCTGCGGGTGCATTTGTAACTGGAAGCTATAATTATGGCCCGCAAGCCGGATTCACTTTGAGCTGGAATATTTTTGATGGAGGTACAACTCGGGTAAGAAATAAAAATGCAAGAGTAGAAATTGAACGTCAGCAAGTATTAAAAGAGCAAACTGAATATTCGATAAAGCGAGATGTGCTCAATGCTCATTCTTCTTATCAAAATGCATTGTTTGTATTCAATGCTGAGAAAGCAAACCTAGAAACGGCGGTTAAGAATTTTGAGCGCAGTGATGATTTGTACAAACAAGGTCAAATTAACTCGATAGAATTCAGGCAAGCACAATTGAATTTGAGAAATGCACAAAATAATTTCAGCATAGCAAAATACAATGCCAAATTTGAAGAGCTTAAGCTAAAACAATTGGCAGGAATCCTATTAGAAGATTAA